A window of candidate division KSB1 bacterium genomic DNA:
CTAAGCCCCTGCCGCCCGTCCTTCACCCTGGGACGAAAAAGCCGATCGGACCCGACGACCTGGCGCCGATCTTCCCCATGGGATTGATCCTCCAGGAAGTGAGCCAAGAGCGCTGGATCGAAATCCCCCACGAGGTGCGGGAGGTGTACAAGATCTGGCGTCCAACCCCCCTGGTGAGGGCCTACCGGTGGGAAAAACAGCTCAAGACCCCGGCAAAGATCTATTACAAGTGGGAGGGTGTAAGTCCTCCCGGAAGCCACAAGCCCAATACCGCCGTAGCGCAGGTCTTCTACAACAAGTCGGAAAACGTACGGCGCATCACCACGGAGACCGGAGCAGGCCAGTGGGGAAGCGCCCTGGCTTTTGCCTGTAACCTGTTCGAGGTGGAGTGCAAGGTCTACATGGTGCGTGTGAGCTACGAGCAAAAGCCCTATCGCCGCGTGCTGATGGAGACGTGGGGGGCCAAGTGTGTGCCCAGTCCCAGTCCGGATACGCAAGCAGGGCGGGCCATCCTCGCCAAGGACCCGGAGTCGCCCGGTTCGCTGGGGATCGCCATCAGCGAGGCCGTGGAAGACGCCGCCACCCACGAGGATACGAAGTACTCCTTGGGTAGCGTACTGAACCACGTTCTCTTGCACCAGACGGTCATCGGCCTTGAGGCCCTCAAGCAATTCGAGAAAGTCGGCGAGTATCCCGACGTCGTGATCGGCTGCGTGGGCGGAGGATCCAACTTTGCCGGCCTGGCCCTGCCCTTCGTCCGGGACAAGATTGTGGAGGGACGAAAGACGCGAATCATTGCGGTGGAGCCCACCGCCTGTCCGTCCATGACCAAGGGACTCTACCGCTACGACTTTGGGGACACGGCGTGCACGACCCCGCTGATCAAGATGTTCACTCTGGGGCACGACTTTGTCCCGGCCCCGATTCACGCCGGCGGGCTCCGGTATCACGGTATGGCGCCGATCGTGTGCCACCTCTACGACTTGGGCTTCATTGAGGCCATCGCCTACCACCAGAATCCCGTGTTCGAGGCCGCGGTCAGCTTTGCCCGGGCAGAGGGATTTGTGCCGGCCCCCGAGACGGCCCACGCCATCCGTGCCGCCATGGATGAGGCGATCCGCTGCCGGGAAAGCGGGGAGAAAAAGGTCATTGTGTTCAACGCGAGCGGCCACGGCCATTTCGACCTGGCAGCGTACGAGCGGTTCCTGCGGGGTGAACTGGAAGACTACGAATACCCGGAAGAGAAGGTGAAGGAGACACTGGCCCGCCTTCCGGTCGTAGAAGAGCAATAGCCCTTCCTTGCAGGGCCCTGGCAGTTCAGTAGGGCGGGGACCTCAGGTGTCGGCCTGGGGTCCCCGCTTGACGAGACGTTGGGGGGACCCCCGGCGCCGGGGTCGGCTCCGGATTGCCGCGAAGCTCCTCGTGGGAGGCCCATCTCGCCTGCGCGAATCATGCTTGATTTTCTGGAGCGCGATGCCTAAGCTTTCTCTCGGTCAAGCCGTTCACACGGGCGAGAATCGAACGCG
This region includes:
- a CDS encoding TrpB-like pyridoxal phosphate-dependent enzyme; amino-acid sequence: MPETKILLSEEEIPRYWYNIQADLPKPLPPVLHPGTKKPIGPDDLAPIFPMGLILQEVSQERWIEIPHEVREVYKIWRPTPLVRAYRWEKQLKTPAKIYYKWEGVSPPGSHKPNTAVAQVFYNKSENVRRITTETGAGQWGSALAFACNLFEVECKVYMVRVSYEQKPYRRVLMETWGAKCVPSPSPDTQAGRAILAKDPESPGSLGIAISEAVEDAATHEDTKYSLGSVLNHVLLHQTVIGLEALKQFEKVGEYPDVVIGCVGGGSNFAGLALPFVRDKIVEGRKTRIIAVEPTACPSMTKGLYRYDFGDTACTTPLIKMFTLGHDFVPAPIHAGGLRYHGMAPIVCHLYDLGFIEAIAYHQNPVFEAAVSFARAEGFVPAPETAHAIRAAMDEAIRCRESGEKKVIVFNASGHGHFDLAAYERFLRGELEDYEYPEEKVKETLARLPVVEEQ